The Ancylobacter sp. WKF20 genome contains a region encoding:
- a CDS encoding cytochrome P450, whose product MSARTPPDETAAGEAIPALKTLELRLPAGNIRVGWFPGASREAVLEAVRAAAHLEPGATFHVETPDGRVVALDDSVPDGTQLTLVTAGHDASGAQEAVPGPKPYPIVGNLPELHHADGLVGAMADLHARYGDFFAFTAPGGKAYFCADADIVSEMTAAPDVFAKVVEGRGGLGNLAEKSVGSALFTASDDDPLWHRAHRILAPAFGSTALKNYYGRIVEVADDLFAHLDRLGPDESFLATDLMTRMTFEAISYAAFNKRYDAIDSPELPPFVEAMNLVLVDAMQEPKRLLPEIFYHEARRHRAAADKIMLDDVNAIIRDRRALMDSGAPVPTDLLQVMLTTPDRVTGLKLPDDNIRGQLIVLLIAGHETTSGMLSYALYYLWKHPEALEKLIAEVDQVLGRDFSYVPTYEDCGRLDYTQRVLKEALRLCPPVPMFPRYVTRDTTVGHGRYAVKAGERIFVSLTTMHTNPRFWGPDAHSFRPDRFLPGEEGQHHRDAYHPFGMGVRSCIGFQFALLEARMVLARFIQRYTARPRDPHYVLRHKQALTVKPDHLEMLLERRPEVKGRFPVRTEAPKGAPVAAPGSGSGRPMSVLYGSNMGGCRDIALALARDAGSRGFAAHVAELDEQVGQPWLTEGPVVIVTSTYNGAPPDNAARFARWLDTAPTDACAGVRFAVLGCGNAQWRQTFQKFPRTIAEGLAARGGTPLLEPGAADADGDFESAVEIWSAGLWQVLDSADTGRSQDVDAAETPVLKVEVVNFAGAAAETAPRRGTALDQDAVRIEVRVNRELHAPDARGSTRHIELSLPAGVPYAAGDHLGVFPSNPPALVAAAVTHCGLAADATVLLTALKPEAEGEGALPFGMPVRVGELLAEHVDLAGPVTRRELRAWAKAARCPPDQARIAQWLADFPTLAAGKPRMMDLLAQVPSVQLDLATLLSLRPALKPRYYSISSSPLLAPDSCSLTVGAHRFRCGDGTEHDGLCSTFLAGRAEGTTLRVVVKDTGSTFHLPDDPSVPLILIGPGTGIAPLRGFIQERHALRAKGIAVGPVLLFFGCRDEGDYLYREELEAYRDEGTLGLLAVAYSRRAGTPKTYVQDLLRADAVRVKELVGRGASVLICGNARTMAPDVRAAFTAILGAEALAEMEASHRYLQDVWASS is encoded by the coding sequence ATGTCCGCACGCACGCCCCCCGATGAAACCGCAGCCGGTGAGGCCATTCCGGCCCTGAAGACCCTTGAACTCCGTCTCCCGGCCGGAAACATCCGCGTCGGCTGGTTTCCCGGTGCGAGCCGCGAGGCGGTGCTGGAGGCGGTCCGTGCTGCCGCCCATCTCGAGCCGGGCGCGACTTTCCATGTGGAAACGCCGGATGGGAGGGTGGTCGCGCTGGATGACAGCGTTCCCGACGGGACGCAGCTGACGCTGGTGACCGCCGGCCACGATGCCAGCGGGGCGCAGGAGGCCGTTCCCGGTCCCAAGCCTTACCCCATCGTCGGAAATCTGCCGGAGCTCCACCACGCGGATGGCCTTGTGGGCGCGATGGCCGATCTTCACGCCCGCTATGGCGACTTCTTCGCCTTCACGGCGCCGGGCGGAAAGGCCTATTTCTGCGCCGATGCCGATATCGTCTCGGAGATGACGGCTGCCCCTGATGTGTTCGCCAAGGTGGTGGAGGGCCGTGGCGGCCTTGGCAACCTCGCGGAAAAGAGTGTCGGCAGCGCGCTGTTCACCGCCAGTGACGATGACCCGCTGTGGCACCGCGCCCACCGCATCCTCGCCCCCGCCTTCGGCTCGACCGCGCTGAAGAACTACTATGGCCGCATCGTCGAGGTGGCCGACGACCTCTTCGCTCATCTCGACCGCCTGGGGCCCGACGAGAGCTTCCTCGCCACCGACCTGATGACCCGGATGACCTTCGAGGCCATCTCCTACGCCGCCTTCAACAAGCGGTACGATGCGATCGACTCTCCCGAACTGCCGCCGTTCGTGGAGGCGATGAATCTGGTCCTGGTGGATGCCATGCAGGAGCCGAAGCGCCTCCTGCCGGAAATCTTCTACCACGAGGCCCGCCGCCACCGCGCCGCCGCCGACAAAATCATGCTGGACGATGTGAACGCCATCATCCGCGATCGGCGCGCGCTCATGGACAGTGGCGCGCCCGTGCCCACGGACCTGCTGCAGGTGATGCTCACCACGCCGGACCGGGTGACCGGGCTGAAGCTGCCGGACGACAATATTCGCGGCCAGCTCATCGTCCTGCTGATCGCCGGCCATGAGACCACCAGCGGCATGCTCTCCTATGCGCTGTATTATCTCTGGAAGCATCCTGAGGCGCTGGAGAAGCTGATCGCCGAGGTGGATCAGGTGCTCGGCCGGGACTTCTCCTATGTTCCGACCTATGAGGATTGCGGCCGGCTGGACTACACCCAGCGCGTCCTGAAGGAGGCGCTGCGGCTGTGCCCGCCCGTGCCCATGTTCCCCCGTTATGTCACCCGCGACACGACCGTGGGCCATGGCCGCTACGCGGTGAAGGCCGGCGAGCGCATCTTCGTGTCGCTGACCACCATGCACACCAATCCACGCTTCTGGGGCCCCGACGCGCACAGCTTCCGCCCCGACCGCTTCCTGCCGGGGGAGGAGGGCCAGCACCACCGCGATGCCTACCACCCCTTCGGCATGGGCGTGCGCTCCTGCATCGGCTTCCAGTTCGCCTTGCTGGAAGCGCGCATGGTGCTGGCCCGCTTTATCCAGCGCTACACGGCACGGCCGCGCGACCCGCATTACGTGCTGCGCCACAAGCAGGCGCTCACCGTGAAGCCCGATCATCTGGAGATGCTGCTGGAGCGGCGGCCGGAGGTGAAGGGCCGGTTCCCTGTGCGGACTGAAGCTCCCAAGGGCGCGCCCGTTGCCGCGCCCGGCTCGGGGAGCGGCCGGCCGATGAGCGTGCTCTATGGCTCCAATATGGGGGGCTGCCGCGACATCGCCCTCGCCCTGGCGCGCGATGCCGGCAGCCGGGGCTTCGCCGCGCACGTGGCGGAACTCGACGAGCAGGTGGGCCAGCCCTGGCTGACCGAAGGGCCGGTGGTCATCGTCACCTCCACCTATAATGGCGCCCCGCCGGACAACGCCGCCCGCTTCGCCCGCTGGCTGGACACTGCCCCGACGGACGCCTGCGCCGGGGTGCGTTTTGCTGTGCTGGGCTGCGGCAATGCGCAGTGGCGCCAGACCTTCCAGAAATTCCCCCGGACCATCGCCGAGGGGCTCGCGGCGCGCGGTGGCACGCCGCTTCTGGAGCCAGGCGCGGCCGATGCGGACGGTGATTTCGAATCGGCGGTTGAGATCTGGAGCGCGGGCCTGTGGCAGGTGCTCGACAGCGCCGATACCGGGCGTTCCCAGGACGTCGACGCGGCTGAGACGCCGGTCCTCAAGGTCGAGGTGGTGAATTTCGCCGGCGCGGCAGCGGAGACGGCACCGCGCCGTGGCACGGCGCTCGATCAGGACGCCGTGCGGATCGAGGTGCGGGTCAATCGCGAACTGCATGCGCCGGACGCGCGCGGCTCCACCCGCCATATCGAGCTGTCCCTGCCGGCCGGCGTCCCGTATGCCGCGGGTGATCATCTGGGCGTCTTCCCCAGCAATCCGCCGGCACTGGTGGCTGCCGCGGTGACGCATTGCGGCCTCGCCGCTGATGCCACGGTGCTGCTGACCGCCCTGAAGCCGGAAGCGGAGGGGGAGGGCGCGCTGCCCTTCGGCATGCCGGTCCGCGTCGGCGAGCTTCTCGCCGAGCATGTGGATCTCGCCGGCCCGGTGACGCGGCGTGAATTGCGGGCCTGGGCGAAGGCGGCCCGCTGCCCGCCCGATCAGGCGCGGATCGCTCAATGGCTCGCCGATTTCCCGACCCTTGCTGCCGGCAAGCCGCGCATGATGGATCTGCTCGCGCAGGTGCCGTCGGTGCAGCTCGATCTGGCCACCCTGCTCAGCCTGCGGCCGGCGCTGAAGCCACGCTACTATTCCATCTCGTCCTCGCCCTTGCTGGCGCCGGATAGCTGCTCGCTCACCGTGGGCGCGCACCGTTTCCGCTGCGGCGATGGCACCGAGCATGACGGCCTGTGCAGCACCTTTCTCGCGGGCCGCGCCGAGGGAACGACGCTACGCGTGGTGGTGAAGGACACGGGCAGCACCTTTCATTTGCCGGACGATCCCTCCGTGCCGCTCATCCTCATCGGACCGGGCACCGGCATCGCGCCCCTGCGCGGCTTCATCCAGGAGCGGCATGCCTTGCGGGCGAAGGGCATCGCAGTGGGGCCGGTGCTGCTGTTCTTCGGCTGCCGGGATGAGGGCGATTATCTTTATCGCGAGGAACTGGAAGCCTATCGCGACGAAGGCACGCTGGGCCTGCTCGCGGTCGCCTACTCACGCCGGGCCGGTACGCCCAAGACCTATGTTCAGGATCTGCTGCGGGCCGATGCCGTCAGGGTCAAGGAGCTGGTGGGGCGCGGGGCTTCTGTCCTGATCTGCGGCAATGCCCGCACCATGGCCCCCGATGTCCGCGCCGCCTTCACCGCTATTCTCGGCGCCGAGGCGCTGGCCGAGATGGAGGCGTCGCATCGCTATCTGCAGGACGTCTGGGCTTCCAGCTGA
- a CDS encoding nucleotide disphospho-sugar-binding domain-containing protein, with protein sequence MRVVLATLGSFGDLYPMLAIGQALRARGHEPIIAAPPVYAPRVAALGLAFHPLRPDFPPDVLMEIFGDPVHGGRRLLLDLVFPHVRETYEDLLNATEGADALVVGELVHVARLVAARRGIPWANAMLAPATMMSALDPSIYSWFPAGFHLRHLGTWPQKLMFRLMRRQTTRWAGPLLALQREMGVGTGDIIFADKFSPDLVLALFPRAFGAPQRDWPAAAVQTGFPFFAQEASPETAARIDAFLAAGTPPVVFTLGTTAVHLAHDFYQIAAETAGALGRRAILLMGKNPPPDAPADQVLALDYAPHSLLFPHAAAIVQHGGVGGCAEALRAGVPVLTIPFAFDQPDNAMRMRRIGVGAELPLKKVNWATLEQSLRAVLDNPAFAARAKAVAREIDPERDMAATVAAIEALQVSPAQGSSATLPHAER encoded by the coding sequence ATGCGCGTTGTTCTGGCCACGCTCGGATCGTTCGGTGATCTCTATCCCATGCTCGCGATCGGGCAGGCGCTGCGCGCGCGCGGCCATGAGCCGATCATCGCCGCCCCGCCGGTCTATGCCCCGCGCGTGGCGGCGCTCGGCCTGGCCTTCCATCCCCTGCGGCCGGACTTTCCGCCCGACGTGCTGATGGAGATCTTCGGCGACCCGGTACATGGCGGGCGCCGCCTGCTTCTCGACCTCGTCTTTCCCCATGTGCGGGAAACCTACGAGGATCTGCTGAATGCCACCGAAGGCGCGGACGCGCTGGTGGTGGGCGAACTCGTCCATGTGGCACGCCTGGTTGCGGCGCGGCGGGGTATCCCCTGGGCCAATGCCATGCTGGCGCCCGCCACCATGATGTCGGCGCTCGATCCCAGCATCTACAGCTGGTTTCCGGCGGGCTTTCACCTGCGCCATCTCGGAACCTGGCCGCAGAAGCTGATGTTCCGCCTCATGCGCCGCCAGACGACGCGGTGGGCCGGGCCGCTCCTGGCGCTTCAGCGCGAGATGGGAGTGGGCACCGGCGACATCATCTTCGCCGACAAGTTCTCGCCGGATCTCGTGCTGGCGCTATTCCCCCGCGCTTTCGGTGCGCCCCAGCGGGACTGGCCGGCGGCTGCCGTCCAGACCGGCTTTCCCTTCTTCGCGCAGGAAGCGAGCCCGGAGACCGCCGCCCGGATCGACGCCTTCCTCGCGGCGGGCACCCCGCCGGTAGTCTTCACCCTGGGGACCACGGCGGTACATCTCGCCCATGATTTCTACCAGATCGCGGCGGAGACGGCGGGCGCGCTCGGGCGCCGCGCCATCCTGCTCATGGGCAAGAACCCACCGCCCGATGCGCCGGCCGATCAGGTGCTGGCGCTCGATTATGCCCCGCACTCCCTGCTGTTTCCCCATGCCGCCGCCATCGTGCAGCATGGTGGCGTGGGCGGTTGCGCCGAAGCCTTGCGGGCGGGCGTCCCGGTGCTCACCATCCCCTTCGCCTTCGACCAGCCGGACAATGCGATGCGGATGCGCCGCATCGGCGTCGGGGCCGAGCTGCCGCTCAAGAAGGTCAACTGGGCCACCCTCGAACAGAGCCTGCGCGCCGTGCTGGACAATCCCGCATTCGCCGCCCGTGCGAAGGCCGTGGCGCGGGAGATCGACCCCGAGCGCGACATGGCGGCGACGGTCGCCGCCATCGAGGCGCTTCAGGTCAGCCCGGCGCAGGGCAGCTCCGCCACGTTGCCGCACGCCGAACGCTGA
- a CDS encoding MFS transporter — protein MTAATSQQQWYAVFAGSGALGMIMIDVTGTAVALPSIQRDLMLSHGAQQWIITLYALTVAATIATGGRLADVFGRKRSFIAGVVLFALGSLLCGVSVDLPMLLCGRVLEGLGNILMGPAAALLATEAFGPTQRGRAMGIYSALGGLALVFGPIICGALVQLGGWRWAFFVNLPLAAATLLMLRAAGPATASPRGGIFRPMHSLLLAVALGPLVLGLQQSHVWGWNAALTLTLIAAGAVLLALFIIGQRRALEPLVDMRLFADRQFAADGIVLFCAQCALVGQSAFGAIYLQRILHFTPLQSGLAMLLFLLPLMLCAPLAGRLYDRYGAKLPVVTGLTLATLGLFWQTQVLPRADFLLMFPALIVTGAGMGLFLSQAYTDGTARVAEDRRGSAFGALDTVRQLGGAIGMAAIGTVVAGMERARVLDIAAKAVPEGEARAHLESLMEQAIYGKDEAVRALLEQWPAVASALRLSAAQSIGDGYYVGSGMVALGLLAAWVLMRRKPAALPQNAKMVP, from the coding sequence ATGACTGCCGCGACCAGCCAGCAGCAATGGTACGCCGTGTTCGCCGGCAGCGGCGCGCTGGGCATGATCATGATCGACGTCACCGGCACAGCGGTGGCGCTCCCCTCCATCCAGCGCGACCTGATGCTGAGCCACGGCGCCCAGCAATGGATCATCACCCTCTACGCACTGACCGTCGCGGCCACCATCGCGACCGGGGGGCGGCTGGCGGATGTCTTTGGCCGCAAACGCAGCTTCATTGCCGGGGTCGTGCTGTTCGCCCTCGGCTCGCTCCTCTGCGGCGTGTCGGTTGACCTGCCCATGCTGCTGTGCGGCCGGGTGCTGGAGGGGCTGGGCAATATCCTGATGGGGCCGGCGGCGGCGCTGCTGGCCACCGAGGCGTTCGGGCCCACCCAGCGCGGCCGGGCGATGGGCATTTACAGCGCCCTGGGCGGGTTGGCGCTGGTGTTCGGTCCCATCATCTGCGGCGCGCTGGTGCAGCTCGGCGGCTGGCGCTGGGCCTTCTTCGTGAACCTCCCGCTAGCCGCGGCCACCCTGCTGATGCTGCGTGCGGCCGGGCCGGCGACCGCCAGCCCGCGAGGCGGCATCTTCCGGCCGATGCACAGCCTGCTTCTGGCGGTGGCGCTGGGGCCTCTGGTGCTGGGTCTACAGCAGAGCCATGTCTGGGGTTGGAACGCGGCCCTTACGCTCACCCTGATCGCGGCAGGCGCGGTTCTGCTGGCGCTGTTCATCATCGGGCAGCGGCGTGCGCTCGAGCCACTGGTGGATATGCGCCTGTTCGCCGACCGGCAGTTCGCCGCGGACGGCATCGTGCTGTTCTGCGCGCAGTGCGCGCTGGTCGGCCAATCGGCCTTCGGCGCCATCTATCTCCAGCGCATCCTGCACTTCACCCCGCTTCAGTCGGGCCTCGCCATGCTGCTGTTTCTGCTGCCGCTGATGCTCTGTGCGCCGCTGGCGGGCCGGCTCTATGACCGCTATGGCGCGAAGCTGCCGGTGGTCACGGGATTGACGCTGGCGACCCTCGGCCTGTTCTGGCAGACGCAGGTGCTGCCGCGTGCCGATTTCCTGCTGATGTTCCCCGCCCTCATCGTCACCGGCGCGGGGATGGGCCTCTTCCTGTCGCAGGCCTATACGGACGGCACCGCGCGCGTGGCAGAGGACCGGCGCGGCAGTGCCTTCGGTGCCCTCGACACGGTGCGCCAGCTCGGCGGCGCCATCGGCATGGCGGCCATCGGGACGGTGGTCGCCGGCATGGAGCGGGCCCGCGTGCTCGATATCGCGGCGAAGGCGGTGCCCGAGGGGGAGGCCCGCGCGCATCTAGAGAGCCTGATGGAGCAGGCCATCTATGGCAAGGACGAGGCGGTGCGGGCGCTGCTCGAGCAGTGGCCGGCGGTCGCCTCCGCCCTGCGCCTCAGCGCCGCCCAGAGCATTGGTGACGGCTATTACGTCGGTTCCGGCATGGTGGCGCTCGGCCTGCTGGCCGCTTGGGTGCTGATGCGTCGTAAACCGGCTGCGCTCCCACAAAACGCCAAGATGGTGCCCTGA